A region of Rattus rattus isolate New Zealand chromosome 7, Rrattus_CSIRO_v1, whole genome shotgun sequence DNA encodes the following proteins:
- the Rrm2 gene encoding ribonucleoside-diphosphate reductase subunit M2, with product MLSVRAPLATIADQQQLQLSPLKRLTLADKENTPPTLSSARVLASKAARRIFQDSAELESKAPTKPSIEEEPLLRENPRRFVVFPIEYHDIWQMYKKAEASFWTAEEVDLSKDIQHWEALKPDERHFISHVLAFFAASDGIVNENLVERFSQEVQVTEARCFYGFQIAMENIHSEMYSLLIDTYIKDSKEREYLFNAIETMPCVKKKADWALRWIGDKEATYGERVVAFAAVEGIFFSGSFASIFWLKKRGLMPGLTFSNELISRDEGLHCDFACLMFKHLIHKPSEQRVKEIITNAVRIEQEFLTEALPVKLIGMNCTLMKQYIEFVADRLMLELGFNKIFKVENPFDFMENISLEGKTNFFEKRVGEYQRMGVMSNSTENSFTLDADF from the exons ATGCTCTCTGTTCGCGCCCCGCTCGCCACCATCGCTGACCAGCAGCAGCTGCAGTTGTCGCCCCTGAAGCGACTCACTCTGGCTGACAAGGAGAACACG CCCCCAACCCTCAGCAGCGCCCGCGTCCTGGCTAGCAAGGCTGCGAGGAGAATCTTCCAGGACTCCGCCGAGCTG GAAAGTAAAGCACCCACTAAGCCCAGCATTGAGGAAGAGCCGTTACTGAGAGAAAATCCCCGCCGTTTCGTTGTCTTTCCCATCGAATACCATGATATCTGGCAGATGTACAAGAAAGCTGAGGCCTCCTTTTGGACTGCCGAGGAG GTGGACCTTTCCAAGGATATTCAGCACTGGGAAGCTCTGAAACCAGATGAGAGACATTTTATATCTCATGTTCTGGCCTTCTTTGCGGCGAGTGACGGCATAGTCAATGAGAACTTG GTGGAGCGATTTAGCCAAGAAGTTCAAGTCACAGAGGCCCGCTGTTTCTATGGCTTCCAAATTGCCATGGAGAACATACACTCCGAAATGTACAGTCTCCTTATTGACACTTACATTAAAGATTCCAAAGAAAG AGAATACCTCTTCAACGCCATTGAGACAATGCCTTGTGTGAAGAAGAAGGCTGACTGGGCCTTGCGTTGGATTGGGGACAAAGAGGCTACATATG GAGAACGAGTTGTGGCCTTCGCCGCGGTAGAAGGAATcttcttttctggttcttttgcatcgatattctgGCTCAAGAAACGGGGACTGATGCCGGGCCTTACATTTTCCAATGAGCTTATTAGCAGAGATGAG GGTCTGCACTGTGACTTTGCCTGCCTGATGTTCAAGCACCTGATACACAAGCCGTCGGAGCAGagagtaaaagaaataattaccaACGCGGTCAGGATAGAGCAGGAGTTCCTCACGGAGGCCCTGCCTGTGAAGCTCATCGGGATGAATTGCACCTTGATGAAGCAGTACATCGAGTTTGTGGCCGACAGGCTTATGCTGGAGCTGGGTTTTAACAAG ATTTTCAAAGTAGAAAATCCATTTGACTTCATGGAGAATATTTCactagaaggaaaaacaaacttcTTTGAGAAGCGAGTAGGCGAATACCAGAGGATGGGAGTAATGTCAAATTCAACAGAGAATTCTTTCACCTTGGATGCTGACTTCTAA